One genomic window of Mucilaginibacter sp. SJ includes the following:
- a CDS encoding alpha/beta hydrolase-fold protein: MKKLILILIHLTIAYLLKAQPPQQPIVLGRVDTIYSNILKEKRPLWVYTPGYDTNYFSKPEFPVLYVLDADDHFMSLVTMIKELSATAGNTVLPQMIIVGILNTPGHRTRDLTPTSSTMDESSGGGENFAAFMEKELILYIDKTYPTAPYRTMIGHSLGGLTVINLLLKHTQVFNAYVAIDPSMFYDNDNLLKQVTVILKQKNFGGKKLFLGFANTMNAGMDTVQVKKDTAEISHHIRSIMKLADDLSINKANNLQWAKKYYPDDDHNSVSFNAGYDALRFIFKNNRFPRNQPYNQYFDKQYNAVQLRQMIDTHYKMMSAEMGYTVRPPEPEMNGIGYAFLQQKNYEKAAMFFQVNIDNYPKNFNVYDSMGDCFLARGDKANAEKYFKKALSIKYTKEIMDKLDKVQAEQ; the protein is encoded by the coding sequence ATGAAAAAGCTCATCCTGATACTTATTCATCTCACCATTGCATACCTGTTAAAGGCACAGCCACCGCAGCAACCTATAGTTTTGGGGAGGGTAGATACCATTTATTCCAACATCCTGAAAGAGAAACGACCACTTTGGGTTTATACGCCAGGATATGATACCAACTACTTTTCAAAACCGGAATTTCCGGTTTTGTACGTTTTAGATGCCGATGATCATTTCATGTCGCTGGTTACTATGATCAAAGAACTTAGCGCAACTGCAGGCAACACGGTGTTGCCGCAAATGATTATAGTTGGTATTTTGAATACGCCCGGACACCGTACACGCGACCTTACGCCTACCAGCAGCACTATGGACGAGTCATCGGGCGGAGGGGAAAACTTTGCCGCCTTTATGGAAAAAGAACTAATCCTATATATCGACAAAACATATCCAACTGCTCCCTATCGCACCATGATCGGTCATTCGTTGGGAGGATTAACGGTTATCAATTTATTATTAAAACATACACAGGTTTTTAATGCCTATGTGGCTATAGATCCCAGCATGTTTTATGATAACGATAATTTACTTAAACAGGTAACAGTTATCCTTAAGCAAAAGAATTTTGGCGGTAAAAAGCTTTTTCTCGGTTTTGCCAATACGATGAATGCAGGTATGGATACGGTGCAAGTAAAAAAGGACACGGCCGAAATATCGCACCATATCCGGTCTATCATGAAACTGGCTGATGATCTTTCTATCAATAAAGCAAACAATCTGCAATGGGCTAAAAAGTATTATCCCGATGACGATCATAATTCTGTTTCATTCAACGCCGGGTATGACGCCTTACGGTTTATTTTCAAAAACAACCGCTTTCCGCGAAACCAGCCTTATAACCAATATTTTGATAAACAGTATAATGCCGTGCAGCTAAGACAAATGATAGATACCCATTACAAAATGATGTCCGCTGAAATGGGTTACACCGTACGCCCTCCCGAGCCGGAGATGAATGGCATAGGCTACGCGTTTTTGCAACAAAAAAATTATGAAAAAGCGGCCATGTTTTTCCAGGTGAACATAGATAATTACCCGAAAAACTTCAACGTTTATGACAGTATGGGCGATTGCTTTTTAGCCCGTGGGGATAAAGCAAATGCCGAAAAGTATTTTAAGAAAGCTTTATCAATAAAGTATACCAAAGAGATCATGGATAAGCTGGATAAGGTGCAGGCAGAGCAGTAA
- a CDS encoding DUF779 domain-containing protein, producing MIKRVTITPEASKLIAELKSRFGDLMFHQSGGCCDGSSPMCFEKGEFKLGGSDVKIGEVDDCEFWMSKDQFEYWQHTQLQLDITKGRGSSFSIEIPTGFRFMIHSRLFAEEELKDLEPVSFID from the coding sequence ATGATCAAAAGAGTAACCATAACCCCCGAAGCTTCAAAGCTGATAGCCGAACTCAAATCCCGCTTTGGCGACCTGATGTTCCATCAAAGCGGTGGGTGCTGCGATGGCTCATCGCCTATGTGCTTTGAAAAAGGCGAGTTTAAACTCGGCGGCAGCGACGTGAAAATAGGAGAGGTGGATGACTGCGAATTTTGGATGAGTAAGGATCAGTTTGAATACTGGCAGCATACCCAGCTCCAGCTTGATATTACCAAAGGTCGTGGTTCAAGTTTTTCAATAGAAATACCGACGGGTTTTAGGTTTATGATCCATTCAAGGTTGTTTGCTGAAGAAGAGTTGAAAGATTTAGAACCGGTGAGTTTTATAGATTAG